In Mastacembelus armatus chromosome 22, fMasArm1.2, whole genome shotgun sequence, a genomic segment contains:
- the mis18bp1 gene encoding mis18-binding protein 1 isoform X4, whose product MASYQCFLNAKPRHESPAKVFAKLKSKVQREAMCAKAGVFTDNEPQCNPREKLGADFKPLRTATKLSCTADYGKENRAFGVEAQALTLSPMSSPQKTFRYSLADVRSKPADQTPLVTEMGHPVISRIGHTPTKKPPQSRDLISRTPVKMQMAEEESAPLHKLMSPAKMSSPITNRSRKRTWDELGFNTPSIRTKEANAEAIDQPRERRTSAFFTDPHKTCFENSGDTRGLPADLSAPRSISEQRCYVVMEKVPVMSPAKMFAYMKERESKREQQRTGKGSSSSTTGGKLSNEGHFNRCRNTSQPRAHNVNVTEDFACKSVPESRAESADIRSDPPKEVQAPATPSPPNLFEDPLLLNTPQIFIPKKQQPVFKRNKFPQIAKFPDENVIYLKKWFLRKTHKGLFVEGIHSEEKIPWNTNIIVERVSSYVLKTVSGSVYVLVGKLNMHVAYMSDFPKWFLTKFVYGFPENWKTLYEKFLSESKDRKTEKKGERSTMKAKTKSESTSTNLSVTRQRKNSFMTPDSCPPSCSSTKVSRSGRMIKPPLEYWKGGRVILDAHMNVTIHECYNTSICIPEVTTTVSARKSQKLPSGEGNDNCGAVDKTLLSCELHADTLCSVLPDATHCESVSEEEVSVPLRKVRVALRRCNQVEVNPEEKPSHPPETTLETTNSPAVRCGRTRSSQRSPVYVDAVCQKQREPEKASTMKSKKPRHNTKRSSGKGRKQTVKASPESFTSNDEQPLEEDFSNNKKKKSRTYRKRHRKILNKSQEGYVSPSSRASESFENSVKELKKRMRGTQNSDATQTQKKCSKTSPPTKTLPKSTQSSRKDKAKKGKTASPQEQNKHKRTQAELVKLQEAVSCNSKQVAKGVEVVRTHSTKERLNRHKSQWTKEIVTKKAAKKPQKAKVEAPKDPVTNHLLISARVGTLKRKQQVREFLEAMPREEVNDIFSSIQMQNEQFENSSMCQSDGTSFSLSVEEQPPGTPPVNVFPEIKTPQCPHITPDMMGSRNRK is encoded by the exons ATGGCGTCGTACCAGTGCTTCTTAAACGCAAAGCCAAGGCACGAATCTCCTGCCAAGGTGTTTGCGAAGCTAAAATCCAAAGTCCAGAGAGAAGCGATGTGCGCGAAGGCGGGTGTTTTTACAGACAACGAACCGCAATGTAACCCAAGAGAGAAGCTCGGAGCGGATTTTAAACCCCTCAGGACGGCAACAAAACTTTCCTGCACGGCCGATTATGGCAAAGAAAACCGGGCATTTGGTGTTGAAGCGCAGGCTTTAACCCTCTCCCCCATGTCGAGCCCTCAGAAAACCTTCCGATACTCACTTGCAGACGTCAGGAGCAAGCCTGCCGACCAAACACCTCTTGTGACCGAAATGGGACACCCTGTAATATCAAGAATAGGACACACACCAACAAAGAAACCACCGCAGAGCAGAGACCTGATCAGCAGGACCCCAGTAAAGATGCAGATGGCTGAGGAGGAATCGGCTCCGCTCCACAAACTGATGTCTCCAGCCAAGATGAGTTCCCCCATTACAAACAGGTCTAGGAAGAGGACCTGGGATGAACTAGGGTTTAACACACCCAGCATCCGTACGAAGGAGGCCAACGCTGAAGCCATAGATCAGCCACGGGAGAGGAGAACCTCTGCTTTTTTCACTGACCCCCACAAGACATGCTTTGAGAATTCAGGTGATACCAGAGGACTCCCTGCTGACCTATCAGCACCAAGATCCATTTCAGAGCAAC GTTGTTATGTTGTTATGGAAAAAGTTCCTGTGATGTCTCCAGCCAAGATGTTTGCTTAtatgaaggagagagaaagtaaacgagagcagcagaggactggtaaaggcagcagcagcagcaccacaggTGGTAAACTGTCCAATGAGG GTCACTTCAATCGGTGCAGAAACACATCTCAACCCAGAGCTCACAATGTGAATGTCACGGAAGACTTTGCCTGTAAAAGTGTTCCAGAGAGCAGGGCAGAGTCAGCTGACATCCGATCAGATCCACCTAAGGAGGTCCAGGCCCCTGCTACGCCATCTCCACCTAATTTGTTCGAAGACCCGCTCTTGCTCAATACGCCGCAAATCTTCATCCCAAAGAAACAGCAGCCTGTCTTCAAGCGCAACAAATTTCCCCAAATTGCTAAATTCCCAGAT GAGAATGTGATTTATCTCAAAAAGTGGTTCCTGAGGAAGACTCATAAGGGCCTGTTTGTCGAAGGAATCCACAG TGAGGAAAAGATACCGTGGAACACTAACATCATTGTGGAAAGGGTTTCTAGTTATGTGCTGAAGACGGTGTCTGGCAGTGTTTACGTTTTGGTTGGCAAGTTGAACATGCATGTTGCTTACATGTCTG ACTTTCCCAAGTGGTTTTTGACAAAATTTGTCTATGGCTTTCCTGAAAACTGGAAGACGCTTTATGAAAAGTTTCTGTCAGAGTCAAAAGA CAGAAAAACTGAGAAGAAAGGTGAACGGAGCACCATGAAAGCCAAGACAAAATCTGAATCGACCTCCACTAACCTCTCTGTGACGCGGCAGAGGAAGAATTCTTTCATGACAC CTGATTCCTGTCCTCCCTCCTGCTCTTCTACAAAGGTGTCTCGAAGTGGTCGGATGATTAAGCCACCTCTAGAGTACTGGAAAGGAGGGAGAGTCATTCTGGATGCACACATGAATGTTACCATCCATGAATGTTACAATACCTCCATTTGCATTCCT GAGGTCACCACAACAGTGTCTGCGAGGAAGTCACAGAAACTGCCCTCTGGCGAAGGTAACGATAACTGTGGCGCTGTAGATAAAACACTGTTAAGTTGTGAGTTGCATGCTGACACACTCTGCTCTGTCCTTCCAGACGCTACACACTGTGAATCAGTCAGTGAAGAAGAAGTGTCGGTGCCACTGAGGAAGGTCAGGGTTGCACTTCGCAGATGTAACCAAGTCGAGGTTAACCCTGAAGAGAAGCCCTCCCATCCGCCTGAAACTACCCTGGAGACAACTAACAGTCCTGCTGTGAGGTGTGGCAGAACAAGATCCAGCCAAAGGAGTCCAGTGTATGTGGACGCTGTGTGTCAAAAGCAGAGAGAGCCTGAAAAGGCTTCAACAATGAAGTCAAAAAAACCGAGACACAACACCAAGAGATCTTcagggaaaggaagaaaacagaCTGTCAAAGCATCCCCAGAATCTTTCACCTCTAATGATGAACAGCCACTGGAGGAAGACTTttccaacaacaaaaaaaagaagagtaGAACATACAGAAAGAGGCACAGGAAGATTCTTAACAAGTCACAGGAAGGCTACGTGTCTCCATCCAGTCGGGCATCAGAGTCTTTTGAGAACAGTGTGAAAGAACTGAAGAAGAGAATGAGAGGAACACAAAATAGTGATGCTACACAAACGCAgaaaaaatgcagcaaaacatCACCCCCCACAAAGACTTTACCTAAGTCGACTCAGTCCAGCCGGAAGGACAAGGCAAAGAAAGGCAAGACAGCCAGTCCACAAGAGCAAAATAAGCACAAGAGGACACAGGCAGAGCTTGTGAAGCTACAAGA GGCTGTGTCCTGCAATTCCAAGCAGGTGGCTAAGGGGGTGGAGGTGGTAAGAACACATTCTACAAAAGAGCGCCTTAACCGGCACAAATCCCAGTGGACAAAAGAGATTGTCACTAAGAAAGCTGCCAAGAAACCCCAAAAGGCAAAGGTGGAAGCACCAAAAGATCCAG TTACAAATCATCTGTTGATATCCGCCCGAGTGGGAACCTTAAAGAGAAAGCAGCAAGTGCGTGAGTTCCTGGAGGCCATGCCCAGAGAAGAAGTTAATGACATTTTCAGCTCTATACAGATGCAGAATGAACAGTTTGAG AACTCCTCCATGTGTCAGAGTGATGGAACCAGCTTCTCGTTGTCGGTTGAGGAACAACCTCCTGGAACCCCCCCTGTAAATGTTTTCCCTGAGATAAAGACACCTCAGTGTCCACATATTACTCCTGACATGATGGGCTCTCGAAACAG AAAATGA